A stretch of DNA from Campylobacter concisus:
GGTAGCTTTTAAATGATGTCACAGCTGACACCCTAGAGGGTAACACGTGTAACGTTACATATAACGGATGAACTCGTTACAAATGATATTAATCCTCTTTGTTTTCAGCGTAGGGCTTAACCACCTCAACGATTTTATCCATATCAAGCGATTTAATGTAGTTTTCAAGCCAGCTTTTTACCCAATACGGATAACCTCGCCCATTAGTCCCCCAACTATTTACACCCTGATAGCTTGTTTCTAAAATTTCAGCTAATTGTTTTTTATTAAGCCCTGCACGTTTCATAAGCTCGTTAAATTCATCTCTATCCATTTTTAACCCTTTAAAAAAATATGCGTTAGCATATTAAACAACTTATTAAAAAATGCTTATGTATATTTTATTAAGTTTATTTTAAAGTGCATAAGCATATAATTTCTAAATTATTTTAATGCTGATGCATACTTTAAAGGAGAACAAATGACACTAAGTTTTAACATAGCCGACGAGCTAGACCTAACCAACGAGATACCAAGCGCGCTAAACAATATTAGCACGTTAGTATTAGCTTTGCCGCACCTTCAAAAGGCTACAAACATGAACAGCGACGTGATGATAAATGTAGGCTATTTTTTAAGCGGCGTTATCGACGACGTAGCCCAAGCCGTACGAGATTACGCAGACAAGAAAATATCCGAAAAGGAGCAAAAATGAAGTTAGTTTTTAACGAAATCAACAAGAATTTTGAGTTAGGCGTTGAGGTAACTTGCGTATTAGGACAAGTATCAACGCTAATGCTAGCACTAGCAAATAAACACGAGAGCATAGACGACAATGAGAGGCTAAACGCTACTTATCTACTAAGTGGCATTTTGCTCGATATTGCATCAACGCTTGATGATTATGCGCTAAAAGACACAAAAGCGACTAAGGAGCAAAGAAAATGACGGCCAAAAGATACGCAAAATTATACGAGCTTGAAAAGGCTCGTAGCTTTGATGAGCTAATAAACACACTAGAGCAAAGCCAGGACGTTAGCAGAGATGAAGCCATTTATCAAGCAGGTGCCAAGGCGTGGCTATTCGTAGATTATTACATTAACGAGCTCAGGCACGCAGAAGCACAAGTAAAGCACTTAAAAAGACAGCTTGACCGCCTAAGCCCTGGTGATAGAAGCAAAGAGGACTTTAACAAAAATAATCCCCTAGAAGCCAAAGGGATTTTTAAATGGCACAAGCCCTTAAAAGGCGCGAGCTTGCAAAACGATATGCAAGCAAGCTAATATAATCTAAGGGGGCGAGGCTAGCCCCAGACCTCATCGCAAAACCAACGAACGCCATAATACGCGTTAAAATACCTCAAAACGTCATAAAGGGCAAACAATGGAGCTACTTACCGCAAAGCAGGTAGGGCAAATTTTAAACCTATCGCAAAGCACGCTTACCAAGATGAGAAGCGACAAATACAAAGACCGTTTTAACTTCGTTTTACCCTTTATCAAGATAGGACGCGCCGTAAGATACGAGCGCGAGGCGGTAAATCAAGCCGTAAGCGAGCTAAAGGCGGTAAAATGAAAATAACGCCCGATTTAAAAGCCCAAATACTAGCTAGGCACAAAGCAGGCGACAGCCAAAGAAAAATACAAAAAACGTTTAACCTAAGCGCAGGCGCGGTCAATAAAATAACAAAGGGCGTAGAACAAAACCTAAAAAGCACGATAAATAAAGGCACGCAGTATCTAGCCGAGCTATCGGAGATGAACGAATACGAGCGCGAAGCGGTGGCGCAGGTAGTAAGCGACAATGCGCGCGCTTTAGCTTTTTTCAAGCAAACGGCGGTTAAAAACCAAATAATGGCTAATAGGCTATTAAAAGAAGCTAGAGATTTAAGCGATATTGAGCTACATAGCAGAATAACGGCTAGGAGCAAAGAAACGATACTAGGCAAAAATTACGAGCTACAAGAGCAAGGCGTGCCGTTTGCCTCTACTCAAATCATAATAAAGCGCGACGCGTGAAAACTTACGACATAGACCTATTTTACGAGCTATCTAGATTTTTTAAAGACGACTTACGTCTTATGGCTCACGCCGTGGCTTATGAGTTAAATTTAAACGCTAAGACGATTTACAAGGATTTTTCATTCGGACGCTACAAGGACGAGTATTTAGAGGCTTTATTAGCCGTGAGCGATAACCCGAAAGAGGCTTATTTAAATTTATTGATGAAGTTTAGAGATAAAAGCCCGATATTTGACCGCGACGACTTCGCAAACGCAGAAGCTTACAGTATGTTTAATAGGAGTTACGACAAAAAACGAACGGACGAGCGCCGCAAAAACACTTAAATTTAGCGCGATTAAGCCGTATTTAGCGCATACGGATAGACGAAAAAACGAACGCTAATCAAACCCTAAGCCCCGAGCGGTTAAAATAAGATTGGATTTTAAAACAAAGGCTAGGATATGCAAACTCTAACCATACGAGCAGATGAAGCACTAATAAGCCAAATAATAGCAATAAGCAAGGCTCTAGCTAATACGACTAATCAAAAGCTAATTATCGATGAGGATTATCCGATTTACGACGATGGCAAGACGATGAAGCAAAGGATAGCCGATTACGAAGCGGATATTGAGGCTATCAGACGCGGAGAGCTTGAAACCTATCCACTAGAAACGTTAAAAGCCGAGATGGAAAAATGGTAGTTAGACGCACAGCACGTTTTAACCACGAATTAAAAGCGGCGTTTGACTTCATAGCCAAAGACAGCCTAGGCAGAGCACGAGAGTTTAGGGACGAACTTATTGCAAAGATAGAACGCACAGCACAGACGCCTTTTATTTGTCGTAAGTCTATTAATTTTAACGATGAGAGCATTCGCGACTTGATATTTAAAAGCTATGTAATACCTTACTTGATAGATGATGAGGTTATTTATGTGCTAGGCATTTACAAGGCTAACGAGTGGGAAGCGTGAAACGTAATAAGGCGGTAATGTTTCACAAAATAACCTTAATTAAGTTTTCGAGCAAAAAAGAGATGAAAACTACTAAATCTTAAGCCAAAACGACCACTTTAAGCGTCCGAAACTTAAATCATTTAACTTTACTACTTCACAATCCCCTATTTTAGGCACTTATGATAGTTTTGTATTGAAAACTAAACTTTTCATAACCAACAAATCAAACACTTAAAGCTTAAAAAGCTCGAGTGTATAAAAGAGTGTAAAAATTATTGCTTTTAATTTTATTAAAAGTCGATAAATACGAGCTTTAAAGCTAAAATCATTTCCCGCTTAACTCCACCAGTGCTTTACTACATCTTTTGCTTAATATATTTTCACCATTTTTTACTAAAATTTATGCTACATATATGTAAAAATTCAGATTTCTTTCGCTAAATTACAAATATGCAAAATTTAAAACAATATGTCAATGAAATTTTAAAAAGTCATAGTGACGGTAATGATCGTGTCTTTAGCTTTAAATTTGATGGACAAAAATTTTGGTTAAAACGTATTGAAAAAAACATTAAAGGTGGGTTTTTAACTAAAATTTTCAAGCCAAATCCTTATAAATCATTTGCCAACGAGATAAAAAAACTTGAAATTTTAAACGAAGCTAAAGCTCCTGCCCCAAAACTCATTCTAAAAAGTGCTGAGTTTTTCGTGATAGAAGATGTCGGTGAACCGATTTCTCAGCTTTTTAAGTATAGCAACGATGAAAAATTTAAACATGAAATTCTACTAAAAGCAGCCCGCGCACTAGCTGGGCTTCATACACTAAATTTTGCGCACGGACGCCCGGCCCTTAGGGATATCGCCATAAAAAATGACGAGATAAAATTTTTAGACTTTGAGTCAAAATTTTTTAGCCATGACCTAGAGCTTCAAAAGTGTCGCGATCTGCTTGTTTTTATAGACGAGTTATTTCGTTTTAAAATTTCAGACGAGTTTGCAAGCGAAGTCATTAGTGAATATTTGATAGCTGGTGGGACTCAAATTTACGCGCGCTCACTACAGCTAATTATAAAATTTAAACCACTTTACTACTTGCTAAAACCATTTAAATCTCTAAATAAAAAGGATCTAAACGCAGTCATCAGAACCTTTGAGTATCTCTTACCGATCGCTCAAAATAAATAGCAAATTTCTTACCAAATTTATCTCCTCTTAACAAAAAATAAAATAATATTCGCTATTAAAATTTAAAGGAAAAAAATGTTTTTAAAAAGAGGAAAAATTATTTTCAACATCCACCTAATAATTGGACTAATTGCGGCTATTCCGCTAATATTCATGACTCTTTCGGCACCATTTGCGTCTTATAGAGAAGAGATCAAAAGTGCAATAAATAAAAATTTTATAAACTTAGTTCCTAGCGAAAAAGAAAATTTAAGCTTAAATGAACTCCTAGCTAAAGCAAAAAGTAAGATTCAATTTGATACGCTTGAAAGCTTACAAATAGGTGGAGCAAATGAAGCTTATCGTATAAGCATTACAAAGGATAAAAAGCAATTAAATTTCTTTATAGATCCAAGAAGTGGCGAGGTGATCAGTGAGGATTGGGGTGAGAAATTTCGTATCATTATCTTAAGTCTTCA
This window harbors:
- a CDS encoding acyl carrier protein encodes the protein MDRDEFNELMKRAGLNKKQLAEILETSYQGVNSWGTNGRGYPYWVKSWLENYIKSLDMDKIVEVVKPYAENKED
- a CDS encoding helix-turn-helix domain-containing protein, with amino-acid sequence MELLTAKQVGQILNLSQSTLTKMRSDKYKDRFNFVLPFIKIGRAVRYEREAVNQAVSELKAVK
- a CDS encoding type II toxin-antitoxin system RelE/ParE family toxin encodes the protein MVVRRTARFNHELKAAFDFIAKDSLGRAREFRDELIAKIERTAQTPFICRKSINFNDESIRDLIFKSYVIPYLIDDEVIYVLGIYKANEWEA
- a CDS encoding spore coat protein; this translates as MQNLKQYVNEILKSHSDGNDRVFSFKFDGQKFWLKRIEKNIKGGFLTKIFKPNPYKSFANEIKKLEILNEAKAPAPKLILKSAEFFVIEDVGEPISQLFKYSNDEKFKHEILLKAARALAGLHTLNFAHGRPALRDIAIKNDEIKFLDFESKFFSHDLELQKCRDLLVFIDELFRFKISDEFASEVISEYLIAGGTQIYARSLQLIIKFKPLYYLLKPFKSLNKKDLNAVIRTFEYLLPIAQNK